In Paraburkholderia caribensis, a single window of DNA contains:
- the def gene encoding peptide deformylase: MALLNILNYPDKRLHKIAKPVDKVDDRIRKLVADMAETMYAAPGVGLAATQVDVHERVIVIDVSDAHDELRAFINPEIIWSSDEREIHEEGCLSVPGIYDNVERAEKVRVRALNEKGESFELDCEGLLAVCIQHEMDHLMGKVFVEYLSPLKQTRIKSKMKKLAHAM, translated from the coding sequence ATGGCTTTACTCAACATCCTCAACTACCCGGACAAGCGTCTGCACAAGATCGCGAAGCCGGTCGACAAGGTCGATGACCGTATCCGCAAGCTCGTCGCCGACATGGCCGAGACGATGTACGCCGCGCCCGGCGTAGGGCTCGCCGCGACGCAGGTGGACGTGCACGAACGCGTGATCGTGATCGACGTATCCGATGCGCACGACGAACTGCGCGCGTTCATCAACCCGGAGATCATCTGGTCGAGCGACGAGCGAGAGATTCACGAAGAGGGTTGTCTCTCGGTGCCGGGTATCTACGACAACGTCGAACGGGCCGAGAAAGTGCGCGTGCGTGCGCTGAACGAGAAGGGCGAAAGCTTCGAGCTGGATTGCGAAGGGCTGCTCGCCGTCTGCATCCAGCACGAAATGGATCACCTGATGGGCAAGGTGTTCGTCGAGTATCTGTCGCCGCTCAAGCAAACGCGCATCAAGAGCAAGATGAAAAAGCTCGCGCACGCGATGTGA